The following proteins come from a genomic window of Rutidosis leptorrhynchoides isolate AG116_Rl617_1_P2 chromosome 10, CSIRO_AGI_Rlap_v1, whole genome shotgun sequence:
- the LOC139870467 gene encoding pelargonidin 3-O-(6-caffeoylglucoside) 5-O-(6-O-malonylglucoside) 4'''-malonyltransferase-like, giving the protein MAMKVEKQSSKLLKPFVPTPETHRYYMIGFTDEMIRETRNLTIVIFYPQSKKINSNFTVELEKSLEKTLTRFYPLAGRYVEDKNIIECNDEGVGFIHSKVSIKLQDFLDSEFDVNLVDEFIPLKTRHTFNNPLLTIQETTFECGGVAVGVNASHKIVDASTLCTFLNEWSAMNRKEDTHATELLDGTTFFNSSTLFPGRGFHRNPSTNISDDMLSKYTRMKFSFSESEISNIRTRAVASGKYSNCKWSKVQLVSAIIWNALLRVDRKKNNYPRESVLIQPVSLREKMATLIPNHSCGNLFTYSCTRSMNREITTQELADLLTVSVKKTLNDLSKVSPDSEEGQTLVINSILDVALNVDESNFVVVFTSWCKFPFYETDFGFGKPIWATCGSFPVINTTILMDDAGGKDVEAYVFLDKQDIPHFKEALNSDVLVR; this is encoded by the coding sequence ATGGCAATGAAGGTTGAAAAGCAGTCAAGCAAATTGTTAAAACCCTTTGTTCCAACTCCTGAAACCCATCGTTATTATATGATCGGTTTCACGGATGAGATGATTCGAGAAACAAGGAATTTAACTATTGTTATTTTCTACCCCCAAAGTAAGAAAATCAACTCAAATTTCACTGTCGAGTTAGAAAAATCCCTCGAAAAAACCTTAACACGATTCTACCCTCTTGCCGGTAGATATGTTGAAGATAAAAATATTATTGAGTGCAATGATGAAGGTGTTGGATTTATACACTCCAAAGTTAGCATTAAACTTCAAGATTTTCTTGATTCTGAATTTGATGTTAATTTGGTAGATGAATTCATTCCATTGAAAACACGCCATACTTTTAATAACCCACTATTGACAATTCAAGAGACAACGTTCGAATGTGGAGGTGTAGCAGTTGGTGTAAACGCTTCACACAAGATCGTTGATGCATCCACTCTATGTACATTTCTAAACGAATGGTCTGCTATGAATCGGAAAGAAGATACTCATGCGACTGAGTTATTAGACGGGACTACTTTTTTCAACTCATCGACTTTATTTCCTGGTCGTGGTTTTCATCGTAATCCATCTACTAATATAAGCGATGATATGTTAAGCAAGTATACAAGAATGAAATTTTCGTTCAGCGAGAGTGAAATATCAAACATTAGAACAAGGGCTGTCGCGAGTGGTAAGTATAGCAATTGCAAATGGTCAAAGGTACAATTGGTATCGGCTATCATTTGGAATGCTCTCCTTCGTGTTGATCGAAAAAAGAACAATTATCCAAGAGAATCTGTACTCATACAACCCGTAAGCCTAAGGGAAAAAATGGCTACCTTAATACCCAATCACTCATGTGGGAATCTTTTTACTTATTCGTGCACAAGATCTATGAATCGGGAGATTACAACCCAAGAATTGGCAGATCTCTTAACAGTTTCTGTCAAGAAAACATTAAATGATCTTTCAAAGGTATCTCCCGATAGTGAAGAAGGGCAAACACTGGTTATTAATTCCATTTTAGATGTTGCCTTGAACGTTGATGAATCAAATTTTGTGGTTGTGTTTACTAGCTGGTGTAAGTTCCCCTTTTATGAAACGGACTTTGGTTTTGGAAAGCCCATTTGGGCAACATGTGGCAGCTTTCCTGTAATAAATACCACGATCTTGATGGACGATGCGGGAGGTAAGGATGTAGAGGCATATGTCTTTCTAGATAAACAAGACATCCCTCATTTTAAAGAAGCTCTAAATTCCGATGTTCTTGTTCGTTAA